A stretch of DNA from Oryza brachyantha chromosome 9, ObraRS2, whole genome shotgun sequence:
TGTATCCAGCAGCTAGAAGCTACACCGATAGTGGATTTAGATGGCATATGCAGCAAATATTCGATGTCAGTCCACAAGCCATAGAGTATCTAGAGAAGCATCACTCTAGGATATGGTATAGGTGTGGATTTTCTGAAGCTAGCAAGTGTGACTACCTCACAAACAATGTATCTGAAAGCTTTAATAATTAGATAAAGCAGCTGAAAGGTTTGTTGCTCCATGAACTAGTTGATTCAATTAGGGAAATGGTTATGGAGAAGATGGCATTAAGGAGAGATATTGGGAATAAGTTGGTAGATGGGATTCTGCCAAATGTTATGAAAGAGTTAAATAATGCATCTGGGTGTCTGAGGGTGGTCAAAGTTGCTAGGTCTAATGATGGTTTTGCAGAAGTTACACTAGTGGAGGCCGATAACATGACAAAGAGGCATACAGTTGATTTGGACAACCACAAATGCTCATGTAGGGTTTGGCAAGTTACAGGGAAGCCATGTAAGCATGCTCTAGCTTGGATCACCACTAATAGAGGGAGGATCCAAGATTTTGTTAGCCCATATTACAGTGTTCAGACATTCAAGATTGCTTATGTAGGAAGAGTAGTCCCAATGACAGATAGGTCACAGTGGCCACAAGTTGACCTAGGATTTAAGGTTTATCCACCTAGGCAAAAAAGGGGTGCTGGAAGACCTAGAGTACAAAGAATTAGGGGATGTCTAGAACCTGGCAGAAAGAGAGTTACCTGTAAAAGGTGTAATGGGTCAGGTCACTTTGAGAAGACTTTTAAATTAGCTGAACCAGTTGATAAAGATGACATGAATAGACCTTCTGGCAGTAAAAAGAGGTACTTTAGCATCTATTTGGTCGATTCAAgttcttgttcttttttgttacaaaaaTAAGTATCTCACTGTAAATTGTGTTTGTAGGAAGAGACAAGTATCTGGAGAGGATGCAAGCACATCTGCAGCAGTAAGCaaggaaaacaagagaaaATCTAGCAAGAAAACtccaaagaagaagaagactcctaagaagaagaaaactCTTCTAAAAAGGAAAGAATTGGCTGCTAGTAGTGATCCACCAGCTAGAGTAGTTAGAAAGTTGTCAGAGTGGTTTGTTAAGTGATTAGAGTATTGCTAGATCAGGTTGAGTATTGCTAAGTATGTGAACCTAAGTATTCTATTTTGCTGGGTCACCTTCTTCGGTTTGTAAGGTGCTACCACTCCAATATGTATGGTCTGTCTTCAGAACCAATGTTTTGCTTTAGGTTGTGACTGAAATGTTGGTCTGAATTGTATTGTTGCACATTGAGAGTTGAATTGTATTGCTGCACATCTACCATCAGATTTTAGTATTGCTGCACAACACACATTTTTACCACATAAAACAAAGACATTCCATTCCACATTTCACATCAATTACTCCACATAAAGCAACTGGCGCATCCCATTACATATCTACCATCAGATTTTACACACTTTTAAATTACCCATTTTTCGGGGAGATCACTAATTACCTACTTCATCCCTGCAACTACAgcaagaaataaaatacaataaaatacaaCATATCAACATGTACAATTTTCTACTCCAAGCCTTCTCACACTCCAGATTTTTCTTTAACTCTGCAACCTCTGCATTTGATTGCTTCATAGCATCAAAACATGTTTCCAGCTCCAATTGTTTCCCATCTAGCAGTCCTGACAACCTAGCCATATGCCCCTTTTGTTCTGCTACCAACTGGCGCAAGCTTGTGCGTGACTCATGCAAATAATCGAATTGGCCGGCTTCACAGTAAGCAACACACTCCTCAACATACTCATTCAGGTTGTCTTCCCATATCCACAGCGAGCAAGTGTAACCACGCTGCAAAAACAGAACAACAAATGAAGAATTGGGATGGAGTTGCAAAGTAATGCATATATCTCACCGTGCCATCGCATTGGAGCCACCGTCGCCCTGGGTTCCTTGTCGTCATCGACCTATAAACTGCTGCAGCATTCCCGCAATGACATTTCAGCTCTGGGATTCCAGGCGGAGAGCTGCTCGACTGTAGCCATGCCGACCGAATCGGTCTTGGCGCCATACcaacctcgccgtcgccgtcgccgccgtcgacgtctccaccgtcgacgtcgccgcggTCCCCCGCtgtcccccgccgccgtcgtcccccACCGTCACCCGCCGCCGTCCTATCGGCTAGGGTTCTGCCATTCTGTTTGAGCTGTCCCGACCGGCCAGATCCAGCCTTGTATCACTAGAGAGAGGGGCAATAGCGACCATACGAAAATACAGTATAGGGAAAAGAGGCAGGATCCTGATTTGTGGGCCCATAATGGCAAGAATCAAATTTTGCAGAAATACGGATGGCATGTGCGCGGTTTCAcgaattgtaatggtatttttccaAATTCGTTTAGTTCCAATGGCATGGATCCAATTTACCCTTTTTGAAAAGATGATGTAAAAAAGTTTGATAGTAGAGCTAGCTTACAGTCTTGGGGGGACGTTGTCGGGTTGTCGTGGATGATTAGACCGTAGACCTCGTAAGCGTTGAGGATTGGGGACAGATCAGACATGGCAGTGGCAGTTAACTTGACTGAAAAACCTGCTGAATCACTGGACCAAATGGTAATGGACGAACCACTCAGGTATCCTGGGCTGATTGGGCTGCTCTGCGTGCCGTCGTCGACCGAAGCAGCGAACTGGCGAGACTTGTTATTCTGGAAGACTGCGAAGTGCAGGATCACCAGATGATCACGGGGAAGTATCTCTGCTCTCTTTGAACGGAGAATTAGTTCGTTGGAGTTGCCGACCGCCGGCACAAAGGCTGTCTCGAGAACACGCGGAGGAACCGCGAATTGGAGCTCGCCGAGATGGGTGATTGGGTGGAGATGTTTGAAGCTTGATCGTCTTCCTTCAGATCCCATGCGTACCAGTACCGATCATACTGATCATCAGGGTACCTGTACAGTTCAAAGCAAATTGGGTAAGAATAATACTATTGtcctacttaaaaaaattaacagggTAAGTTTACAATATTAGCAAGAAGCAGTttccagcaaaaaaaaaagagagagagaaagaaaagaaattggcTGGTTGATTCCTCGGCCttctaaaaaaagtaaaaaaaataacgttCGGGGAAGAGTTTTAT
This window harbors:
- the LOC107304935 gene encoding uncharacterized protein LOC107304935 translates to MVMEKMALRRDIGNKLVDGILPNVMKELNNASGCLRVVKVARSNDGFAEVTLVEADNMTKRHTVDLDNHKCSCRVWQVTGKPCKHALAWITTNRGRIQDFVSPYYSVQTFKIAYVGRVVPMTDRSQWPQVDLGFKVYPPRQKRGAGRPRVQRIRGCLEPGRKRVTCKRCNGSGHFEKTFKLAEPVDKDDMNRPSGSKKRKRQVSGEDASTSAAVSKENKRKSSKKTPKKKKTPKKKKTLLKRKELAASSDPPARVVRKLSEWFVK
- the LOC121055340 gene encoding uncharacterized protein LOC121055340, with protein sequence MTTRNPGRRWLQCDGTRGYTCSLWIWEDNLNEYVEECVAYCEAGQFDYLHESRTSLRQLVAEQKGHMARLSGLLDGKQLELETCFDAMKQSNAEVAELKKNLECEKAWSRKLYMLICCILLYFISCCSCRDEVGN